Proteins encoded in a region of the Acidobacteriota bacterium genome:
- a CDS encoding ferric reductase-like transmembrane domain-containing protein — protein sequence MSHAYQAISWNRQKRVYDGVLTSGVFGYLALFIGLSAWASPHATIETLLIRAFGTGALLLLHLVLMIGPACRLWPQLLPLLYNRRHLGVTTFLLGLAHGGFALIQFHALGDLNPLVSLLVSNTRYDSLAHFPFQQLGLVALLILFLMAATSHDFWLKQLSAPVWKRLHMLVYLAYGLLLAHVALGVLQAETNLLLAVVLTFGLASVLTLHLVAAQREHKADVELPAAAEFVPVCTLAEIPEKRARIVTLAGERVAIFKYDGQVSALSNVCQHQNGPLGEGRIIDGCVTCPWHGFQYLPATGAAPAPFTEKVPTFRVKVIGQQVYVDPRPQAPGCIAGCQPAAG from the coding sequence ATGAGTCACGCCTACCAAGCCATCAGTTGGAACCGGCAGAAGCGCGTTTATGACGGCGTGCTGACCAGCGGTGTCTTCGGCTACCTGGCGTTGTTCATCGGCCTGAGCGCCTGGGCGAGTCCGCATGCGACGATTGAGACGCTGTTGATTCGCGCGTTCGGCACCGGGGCGTTGCTGCTGTTGCATCTCGTCTTAATGATCGGCCCGGCCTGTCGTTTGTGGCCGCAGTTGTTGCCGCTGCTGTACAACCGGCGGCACCTGGGTGTGACGACATTTTTGCTGGGACTGGCGCACGGCGGTTTCGCCCTCATTCAATTCCACGCGCTGGGCGATCTGAATCCGTTGGTGAGCCTGTTGGTCAGCAATACGCGCTATGACAGTTTGGCGCATTTCCCCTTTCAGCAGTTGGGACTGGTGGCGTTGCTGATCCTGTTTTTGATGGCCGCCACCAGTCACGATTTTTGGCTGAAGCAATTGAGCGCTCCAGTCTGGAAGCGGCTGCACATGCTGGTTTATCTGGCTTACGGCCTGTTGCTCGCACACGTGGCGCTGGGCGTCTTGCAGGCCGAGACGAATCTGTTGTTGGCCGTCGTGCTGACCTTCGGCTTGGCGAGCGTACTGACTTTGCACCTGGTGGCGGCGCAACGCGAACACAAGGCCGATGTCGAATTGCCTGCCGCTGCCGAGTTTGTGCCCGTTTGTACGCTGGCTGAAATTCCCGAAAAGCGCGCGCGCATCGTGACCTTGGCGGGCGAACGGGTGGCGATTTTCAAATATGACGGCCAGGTCTCGGCGCTCTCGAACGTCTGCCAGCACCAGAACGGGCCGCTGGGCGAAGGCCGTATCATTGACGGTTGCGTGACCTGCCCGTGGCACGGATTTCAGTATCTGCCCGCGACCGGCGCAGCACCCGCGCCCTTCACCGAAAAGGTGCCGACCTTTCGCGTCAAAGTCATCGGGCAACAGGTTTACGTTGATCCGCGCCCGCAAGCGCCGGGTTGTATAGCAGGCTGCCAGCCTGCTGCGGGCTGA
- a CDS encoding PD40 domain-containing protein: MSKPHNHFYEFGPFRLDVANRLLLRDGEVVPLKKKAYDMLLVLVENNGQVLEKEELMRRLWPDTYVEESNLTHYIYTLRRVLGDEKDNPQFIVTIPGRGYRFTAQVSEQHPTLLSGLVEDEPLVLERHTLSRVVINETSTASKSTSVALATKPVATLPAAASPQPGSWQRRAGFVAAGLIALAAGLYFWLNRPNAAATNATTAKFAPLTGLAGREDTPTFSPDGRQIAYAWRPEEAEGMDIYVKLVGAGQPLRLTNNPHDEYSPAWSPDGKTIAFLRARGQGSEVLILPALGGTERKIADLQTTWVGLTWTPDGKALVVPDAIATSDKESAALVQINLETGERHTLTNPPALSGDDDPRFAPDGKQLAFKRTLNRVNSEVFLANPDGSQPRPLTKLAAPIHGLAWLADGQALICAAYREGSNSLWRVPVNGNPPVLLEAAGRKATHPAFAANGATGGGTLGFVDSLEDANLWRLDLDQPNPALRKFISSSHPDHSPEFSPDGQRLVFSSGRSGHDEIWVCQSDGSNPVQLTHFNGLATGSPHWSPDGQQIAFDARPESSGDLFIINSTGGAPRRVTTDSSHDVIPSWSHDGRWLYFCSNRSGKLQLWKMPVAGGPAQQLTQQGGMEAFEAPDGKSVYYLKGRGISGLWRVSTEGTNEEAVPELAEAGYWRYWTINRSGLYFVAHNDQFPYQVRHFDFTTRRVRTIATIDKQPAWLTAGLAVAPTGRQILFASNDLFASSIMLLENFH; this comes from the coding sequence ATGTCCAAGCCTCACAATCACTTTTACGAGTTCGGCCCGTTCCGCCTGGATGTGGCGAACCGGCTCTTGCTGCGCGACGGCGAGGTCGTGCCGCTCAAAAAAAAGGCCTATGACATGCTCTTGGTGCTGGTCGAAAACAACGGGCAGGTGCTGGAAAAGGAAGAATTGATGCGGCGGCTCTGGCCGGATACCTACGTCGAAGAGTCGAACCTGACGCATTACATTTACACGCTGCGCCGCGTGCTGGGCGACGAAAAGGATAACCCGCAATTCATCGTCACCATCCCCGGGCGCGGCTACCGCTTCACGGCGCAAGTCAGTGAACAACATCCAACGCTGCTGTCCGGGCTTGTAGAGGACGAACCGCTGGTGCTCGAACGGCACACGCTTTCGCGCGTCGTCATCAACGAAACCTCAACCGCCAGCAAGTCAACATCCGTAGCCCTAGCAACCAAGCCTGTTGCCACACTACCGGCTGCCGCGTCCCCGCAACCGGGAAGCTGGCAACGGCGCGCAGGCTTCGTTGCCGCCGGGTTGATCGCTCTCGCCGCCGGACTTTATTTCTGGCTGAATCGGCCCAACGCGGCGGCAACCAATGCCACGACAGCCAAGTTTGCCCCTTTGACCGGACTGGCGGGCCGTGAAGACACGCCTACGTTTTCGCCCGACGGGCGACAAATCGCGTATGCCTGGCGGCCTGAAGAAGCCGAAGGGATGGACATTTATGTAAAACTCGTCGGCGCAGGCCAGCCGTTGCGGCTGACCAATAATCCGCACGATGAATACAGCCCGGCCTGGTCGCCCGACGGCAAAACCATCGCCTTCCTGCGCGCGCGCGGCCAAGGCAGCGAGGTGTTGATCCTGCCCGCGCTGGGCGGCACCGAACGCAAGATCGCCGACCTGCAAACCACTTGGGTCGGACTCACCTGGACGCCCGATGGCAAGGCGTTGGTCGTGCCCGACGCGATTGCGACCTCTGACAAAGAGAGCGCGGCGCTGGTGCAGATCAATCTCGAAACCGGCGAACGCCACACGCTGACCAATCCGCCCGCGCTGAGCGGGGATGACGATCCGCGCTTTGCGCCGGATGGCAAGCAACTGGCCTTCAAACGCACGTTGAATCGCGTCAACAGCGAAGTCTTCCTCGCTAATCCCGATGGCAGCCAGCCGCGCCCATTGACCAAACTGGCCGCGCCCATTCACGGGTTGGCCTGGCTGGCGGACGGGCAAGCGCTGATTTGCGCCGCCTATCGCGAAGGCAGCAACAGCCTCTGGCGCGTACCCGTCAACGGCAACCCGCCCGTCTTGCTGGAAGCAGCAGGCCGCAAAGCCACGCATCCGGCCTTTGCCGCCAATGGCGCGACGGGCGGCGGCACACTCGGCTTCGTTGACTCGCTCGAAGACGCCAATCTGTGGCGCTTGGATTTGGATCAACCCAACCCGGCGTTGCGCAAATTCATCAGCTCCAGCCACCCCGATCACAGTCCCGAATTTTCGCCCGACGGCCAACGCCTCGTTTTCTCATCGGGCCGCTCTGGCCACGATGAAATCTGGGTGTGCCAAAGCGATGGCAGCAATCCCGTCCAGTTAACGCACTTCAACGGCTTGGCCACCGGATCGCCACACTGGTCGCCCGACGGCCAGCAAATCGCCTTTGACGCGCGGCCCGAAAGCAGCGGCGACCTGTTCATCATCAACTCCACGGGCGGCGCGCCCCGCCGCGTGACCACTGATAGTTCGCACGACGTGATTCCCAGTTGGTCGCATGATGGCCGCTGGCTGTATTTCTGTTCGAATCGCTCCGGCAAATTGCAGCTTTGGAAAATGCCCGTGGCGGGCGGCCCCGCGCAACAGCTTACGCAGCAAGGCGGCATGGAGGCGTTTGAAGCTCCCGATGGCAAGTCTGTTTATTATTTGAAAGGGCGCGGCATCTCCGGGCTGTGGCGCGTCAGCACCGAAGGGACGAATGAAGAGGCGGTGCCGGAATTGGCCGAAGCCGGTTACTGGCGTTATTGGACAATTAATCGCAGCGGGCTTTATTTCGTCGCGCACAACGATCAGTTTCCCTATCAGGTGCGGCACTTCGATTTCACTACCCGGCGCGTCAGAACCATTGCCACGATTGACAAACAACCGGCCTGGCTCACCGCCGGCCTGGCCGTTGCGCCGACGGGCCGCCAAATTCTGTTCGCTTCCAACGATCTTTTCGCCAGCAGCATTATGCTGCTCGAAAACTTCCATTAG
- a CDS encoding AlkZ family DNA glycosylase, protein MKTTFPLPQVLAFRLARHHLTDAASAELTGVCRDIGGLQAQINSAARLAAWARVPGLTQTEIQTALYQQRALVRTSCMRQTLHLITAADFALYINALRQSRVTALLRVAAKFGVTRQHADALNACFLAALSGGPLPRRALLERIQPLVGQEVRAWMNVVWGIQVFRLALVEGLICYGPDQGAEGTYVRVDQWLPAQLALEPAAALAELLRRYLRTYGPATPKDFAKWTGNPMPEIKAAWAAVQDELVEVSMAGTPGWLLRDDLPALQRSAPVAAHLRLLPSFDPWVLGHADKNQLVDAQHYKRIFRSAAWVSPVVLLNGRAAGVWSHRRQGKRLLVEIEPFEKFSKPVRKLIEAEAARLGAFLGAEAAVH, encoded by the coding sequence ATGAAAACGACCTTTCCATTGCCGCAAGTGCTCGCCTTCCGGCTAGCGCGACACCACCTGACTGATGCCGCGTCTGCCGAATTGACCGGCGTGTGCCGCGACATCGGCGGCTTGCAAGCGCAAATCAACAGCGCCGCGCGTCTGGCCGCCTGGGCGCGCGTGCCGGGGTTGACCCAAACAGAAATCCAAACGGCGCTCTATCAGCAACGCGCGCTGGTCAGGACTTCGTGCATGCGGCAAACCCTGCACCTGATTACGGCGGCGGATTTCGCGCTATACATCAATGCCTTGCGACAAAGCCGGGTGACCGCATTGTTGCGCGTGGCCGCCAAGTTCGGCGTGACGCGCCAGCATGCCGATGCATTGAATGCCTGTTTTCTGGCTGCGCTCAGTGGCGGGCCTTTGCCACGGCGCGCGCTGCTCGAACGCATTCAACCGTTGGTCGGCCAAGAGGTGCGCGCGTGGATGAACGTGGTCTGGGGCATTCAGGTCTTTCGTCTGGCGCTGGTCGAAGGGTTGATTTGTTACGGCCCTGACCAGGGGGCCGAGGGTACTTATGTGCGCGTGGATCAATGGTTGCCCGCGCAACTTGCGCTTGAACCCGCCGCCGCCTTGGCGGAGTTATTGCGCCGCTACCTGCGGACTTATGGCCCGGCCACGCCCAAAGATTTCGCCAAATGGACGGGCAATCCGATGCCGGAAATCAAAGCGGCCTGGGCGGCAGTGCAGGACGAATTGGTCGAGGTCTCAATGGCCGGCACGCCCGGCTGGTTGTTGCGCGATGATTTGCCCGCGTTGCAGCGCAGTGCGCCGGTGGCGGCGCACCTGCGCTTGCTGCCGAGTTTCGATCCCTGGGTGTTGGGACACGCCGATAAAAATCAGTTGGTGGACGCACAACATTACAAACGCATCTTTCGCAGCGCCGCTTGGGTCTCGCCCGTCGTGTTGCTGAATGGCCGCGCCGCTGGCGTGTGGTCGCACCGGCGGCAGGGTAAAAGGTTGTTGGTAGAAATCGAGCCGTTCGAGAAATTCAGCAAACCTGTCCGCAAATTGATTGAAGCCGAAGCCGCGCGGCTGGGCGCATTTCTTGGAGCAGAAGCAGCCGTGCACTAA